A genome region from Brassica oleracea var. oleracea cultivar TO1000 chromosome C2, BOL, whole genome shotgun sequence includes the following:
- the LOC106327224 gene encoding primary amine oxidase-like has protein sequence MEPKNFFRLIFLIVTAGFIISFTSTNFPHAPSSTTGLLDCTDSSSSPLCASRNFLFNKQKPQFSKQDPKPKPKNHDHLSDTLNHPLDPLTVMEFNKVRSLLSSDALFSSGAPHAFHSIVLEEPEKNLVRAWEKGNPLPPRKASVIARVGPDTHVLTVDLSSSRVDIVDSPVPVSGYPMMTLEEMNEVTFAPFSSADVNRTIVSRGVNLTDVYCFPLSSGWYGRKEENKRVIKSQCYSSQGTANFYMRPIEGLTILIDLDTKQVIEIVDTGPNIPIPGSANTEYRFKNLGTTDKTRGLNPISIEQPRGPSFVIEDNHLVKWANWEFHLKPDSRAGVVLSQVRVHDPDTQETREVMYQGFVSELFVPYMDPSDAWYFKTYMDAGEYGFGLQAMPLVPLNDCPRNAAYMDGVFTTADGTPFVRENMICIFERYAGDIGWRHSESPISGLPIKEVRPKVTLVVRMAASVGNYDYIIDYEFQTDGLIKTKVGLSGILMVKGTSYQNKNQVNKDKEGNEEELHGTLLAENIIGVIHDHYVTFYLDLDVDGPDNSFLKVNLKRQMTEPGESPRKSYMKAVKNIVKTEKDAQIKLSLYDPSEFHVVNSAKTTRVGNPTGYKIVPRATAASLLDHDDPPQKRGAFTNNQIWVTPYNKTEKWAAGLFTYQSHGDDTLAVWSDRDRDIENTDIVVWYTLGFHHVPCQEDFPIMPTVSSSFDLKPANFFERNPILRAAPNFEHDLPVCEAKYVSA, from the exons ATGGAGCCAAAAAATTTCTTCCGTTTGATTTTTCTCATAGTCACCGCCGGTTTCATCATCTCTTTCACTTCCACTAACTTCCCCCACGCGCCGTCGTCTACCACGGGGCTTCTTGACTGCACCGACTCTTCCTCTTCACCTCTTTGTGCATCAAGAAACTTCCTCTTCAACAAACAAAAACCACAATTTTCTAAACAAGATCCTAAACCAAAACCCAAGAACCATGACCACTTGTCTGACACATTAAACCACCCTCTGGACCCACTCACTGTCATGGAGTTTAACAAAGTCCGATCTCTCCTCTCCTCTGACGCGCTCTTCTCCTCAGGCGCACCACACGCGTTCCACTCCATCGTTCTTGAAGAGCCGGAGAAGAATCTCGTTAGAGCATGGGAAAAAGGAAACCCACTTCCTCCGAGAAAAGCTTCCGTCATCGCACGCGTTGGCCCCGACACGCACGTGCTAACCGTTGACCTTTCTTCTAGTCGGGTGGACATAGTGGATAGTCCGGTTCCTGTTTCGGGTTACCCGATGATGACTCTAGAAGAAATGAACGAAGTAACGTTCGCACCGTTTTCAAGCGCTGATGTGAACCGTACGATTGTTTCTCGTGGAGTTAATCTGACGGATGTGTATTGCTTCCCGTTATCAAGTGGCTGGTACGGTAGAAAAGAAGAAAATAAAAGGGTTATTAAAAGTCAGTGTTACTCAAGCCAAGGTACTGCTAACTTCTACATGCGACCCATCGAAGGTTTAACTATTCTTATCGATTTAGATACAAAGCAAGTGATCGAGATAGTTGATACCGGTCCGAATATTCCCATACCCGGTTCAGCCAATACTGAATACCGCTTCAAAAACCTAGGGACCACTGACAAAACACGAGGTCTTAACCCGATCTCGATCGAGCAGCCACGTGGTCCAAGCTTCGTAATAGAAGACAACCATCTAGTGAAATGGGCAAATTGGGAATTTCATCTAAAGCCTGACTCGAGAGCAGGTGTGGTATTATCACAAGTTAGAGTACATGATCCTGATACACAAGAGACACGTGAAGTGATGTACCAAGGGTTCGTGTCGGAGCTTTTTGTTCCGTACATGGATCCATCCGACGCGTGGTACTTCAAGACTTACATGGACGCAGGTGAATACGGGTTCGGTTTACAAGCCATGCCGCTTGTACCGCTTAATGATTGTCCACGAAACGCAGCCTATATGGACGGAGTTTTCACGACGGCTGATGGAACGCCGTTTGTGAGAGAGAATATGATTTGCATCTTCGAGCGTTACGCCGGAGATATTGGTTGGCGTCACTCGGAAAGCCCCATCAGCGGTTTACCG ATAAAGGAAGTGAGACCAAAGGTGACGTTAGTGGTACGAATGGCAGCTTCGGTAGGTAACTATGATTACATCATTGATTATGAGTTCCAAACTGATGGGCTAATCAAAACTAAG GTAGGACTTAGTGGAATTCTAATGGTGAAAGGGACATCGTATCAAAACAAAAATCAAGTGAATAAAGATAAAGAAGGTAACGAAGAAGAGCTTCACGGCACGCTTCTGGCTGAAAATATAATAGGAGTAATTCATGATCACTATGTCACTTTCTACCTTGACCTCGACGTCGATGGCCCGGACAATTCATTTCTCAAAGTGAACCTCAAGAGGCAGATGACTGAGCCAGGTGAGTCTCCAAGGAAGAGTTACATGAAAGCGGTTAAGAACATTGTGAAAACCGAAAAGGACGCTCAGATCAAACTTAGTTTGTACGATCCATCTGAATTCCACGTTGTCAATTCTGCTAAAACCACCCGGGTCGGTAACCCCACGGGTTACAAGATCGTCCCTAGAGCCACGGCGGCTAGTTTGCTTGACCATGATGATCCTCCGCAGAAGAGAGGAGCTTTTACCAATAATCAAATTTGGGTGACACCGTATAATAAGACCGAGAAATGGGCTGCCGGTTTGTTCACTTACCAAAGCCATGGAGATGATACTCTTGCAGTTTGGTCAGACAG GGATAGAGACATAGAGAACACGGATATAGTTGTGTGGTACACACTCGGATTCCATCACGTTCCATGTCAAGAAGACTTTCCAATAATGCCTACAGTTTCTTCGAGTTTTGATTTGAAACCCGCAAATTTCTTCGAGCGCAATCCAATCCTTAGGGCCGCTCCAAACTTCGAACATGATCTCCCGGTTTGTGAAGCTAAATATGTATCTGCTTGA